From one Culex quinquefasciatus strain JHB chromosome 3, VPISU_Cqui_1.0_pri_paternal, whole genome shotgun sequence genomic stretch:
- the LOC6041461 gene encoding non-structural maintenance of chromosomes element 1 homolog, with the protein MISTYSNIHRGFLQACSLHGTMTVKDAAKIMVHLFGQYQPNDPIPDEQRLQELIDQINPKLSRFQQKIVLLESDPKQPNYVVFANLSDSPLDRFQTAYPAGELSFFRVVLHELATTEGHKLEQIEWLNLTTKIEEGRSLTKSRAEELLSEWVGAGYLVLDEDGIGFGPKTQVEFDRYLLNNFPDQVEQCRLCKEVLFYGIKCAKCSVSMHKTCAKKYFKKVKNCPACKKAWTVALD; encoded by the exons ATGATTTCTACCTATTCGAACATCCACCGCGGCTTTCTGCAGGCCTGCTCCCTCCACGGCACTATGACCGTGAAGGACGCCGCCAAGATTATGGTCCACCTGTTTGGCCAAT ATCAACCAAACGACCCGATTCCGGACGAACAGCGCCTGCAGGAGCTGATCGACCAGATCAACCCGAAGTTGAGCCGGTTCCAGCAGAAGATCGTCCTGCTGGAATCGGACCCGAAGCAGCCGAACTACGTCGTGTTCGCCAATCTGTCCGATTCGCCGCTGGACCGGTTCCAGACGGCCTATCCGGCCGGCGAGCTGAGCTTCTTCCGGGTGGTGCTGCACGAACTGGCCACGACCGAGGGCCACAAGCTGGAGCAGATCGAGTGGCTCAACTTGACGACGAAAATCGAGGAAGGCCGCAGCCTGACCAAGAGCCGGGCCGAAGAGCTGCTGTCGGAGTGGGTCGGCGCCGGATATTTGGTGCTGGATGAGGACGGTATCGGGTTCGGGCCGAAGACGCAGGTCGAGTTCGATCGGTATCTGCTGAATAACTTCCCGGACCAGGTCGAGCAGTGCCGGCTGTGCAAGGAAGTGCTGTTTTAC ggcattaagtGCGCAAAGTGTTCGGTTTCGATGCACAAGACCTGCGCCAAGAAGTACTTCAAGAAGGTCAAGAACTGTCCGGCCTGCAAGAAAGCATGGACTGTCGCTTTGGACTGA
- the LOC6041458 gene encoding bifunctional coenzyme A synthase yields MSSKTGLLTAVHLANIGSTLAATRKYALGTLYVQLHPSFIEVARPPAFGKFIASVYQSSPTVLGAGVDLRFLVSSLKARELVTLREKIDYHFFDYPLGSSEDRGKLQLRDSEVIELGTKPFEIDGAGLQDGGKMFGNVVLGGTFDRLHGGHKVLLTQAVLLAQERMVVGVTDENMIKSKKLWELILPVEQRIAEVREFLECIDSSLRYEVVPISDPFGPTATDPNMDMIVVSTETARGGAKVNELRSKNGLNQLEVHTIELLDDESTVDDKEDKISSSNQRMDLLGTRLKPRQQKPHLSPKPYIIGLVGGVASGKSKMAERFQKLDAGVIDCDKIAHELYEPGEECYQAVVNNFGLGILNEDKTINRKALGAIVFADPDKLDLLNTILWDAILERAKQRIAELHEQQNKQIIIMEAAVLLKAGWQSACHEIWSCIIPKEEAIKRLKERNGLSEEEAIKRIGSQVANTELVRHADVVFCSAWSYEYSQQQAEKAWGTLVEELKLKL; encoded by the exons ATGTCCTCGAAAACCGGCCTGCTGACGGCGGTACATCTGGCCAACATAGGCTCGACGTTGGCCGCGACCCGCAAGTACGCACTCGGAACCCTGTACGTGCAGTTGCATCCGAGCTTCATCGAAGTAGCCCGACCGCCGGCGTTCGGCAAGTTCATCGCCAGCGTGTACCAAAGTTCACCGACGGTGCTCGGCGCAGGGGTGGACTTGCGATTCCTGGTGAGTTCACTCAAGGCGCGTGAACTGGTGACACtgcgggaaaaaatcgactacCATTTCTTTGATTACCCGCTCGGGTCGAGTGAGGACCGTGGCAAGTTGCAACTGCGAGATTCGGAGGTGATCGAACTGGGAACGAAACCGTTCGAGATCGATGGTGCAGGGTTGCAAGATGGTGGTAAAATGTTTGGAAACGTCGTTCTTGGCGGGACATTTGACAGATTGCACGGAGGGCACAAGGTGCTGCTTACGCAGGCAGTTTTGCTAGCGCAGGAGCGCATGGTTGTCGGTGTAACGGATGAAAACATGATCAAAAGCAAGAAACTGTGGGAATTGATACTGCCGGTTGAGCAAAGGATTGCCGAGGTTCGGGAATTCCTGGAATGTATCGACTCCTCGCTGAGGTATGAAGTCGTACCGATCAGCGACCCGTTTGGACCGACGGCAACCGATCCCAACATGGAT ATGATCGTGGTCAGCACGGAAACGGCCCGTGGTGGTGCCAAAGTAAACGAACTGCGCTCCAAAAACGGACTCAACCAGTTGGAAGTTCACACGATCGAACTGCTCGATGACGAATCAACCGTCGATGATAAAGAAGACAAGATCAGTTCGAGTAATCAGCGAATGGATCTGCTAGGAACGCGACTGAAACCACGCCAGCAGAAACCCCACCTAAGTCCAAAACCGTACATCATCGGATTGGTTGGCGGCGTGGCTTCCGGAAAAAGCAAGATGGCGGAGCGATTCCAGAAGCTCGATGCCGGCGTGATCGACTGCGACAAAATCGCTCACGAGCTGTACGAACCCGGTGAGGAGTGCTACCAGGCGGTGGTCAACAACTTTGGGCTGGGAATTCTCAACGAGGACAAAACCATCAACCGAAAGGCGCTGGGAGCGATCGTTTTCGCCGACCCGGACAAGCTTGACCTGCTAAACACCATTCTCTGGGACGCAATCCTGGAACGGGCCAAGCAACGCATCGCCGAGCTTCACGAACAGCAAAACAAACAGATCATTATCATGGAAGCGGCTGTCCTGCTTAAAGCGGGCTGGCAAAGTGCCTGCCACGAGATTTGGTCCTGCATTATTCCGAAAGAGGAAGCGATTAAACGACTGAAGGAACGTAACGGGTTGAGCGAGGAGGAAGCGATCAAGCGGATTGGGTCGCAGGTGGCGAATACGGAGCTGGTTCGGCACGCCGATGTTGTGTTCTGTTCGGCCTGGAGCTACGAATACTCGCAGCAGCAGGCGGAGAAGGCCTGGGGAACGCTGGTGGAGGAGTTGAAGCTGAAGCTGTAG
- the LOC6041457 gene encoding non-structural maintenance of chromosomes element 1 homolog produces the protein MPSIMAYTDVHRAFLQAVSHHGTVSAKQAYKILCSAYGKYHTDETVPTEDHIPDVVASINAKISRYCQKINFVHYEPVETDFYVFCNLSDSPLDRLQTHYTESEVSFFGLVLKEIACSEEHKIRPIVCLNLTGEITGKSVSKVRAEELLEEWEKLGYFVQLDGMWNFGPRIVAEFDRFLNVHYEDEMHKCLLCKESTFYGIKCKNCPETFHKECMKTYLRRLTNCPGCKELWAVPVFN, from the exons ATGCCATCAATAATGGCCTACACGGATGTCCACAGGGCATTTTTGCAGGCCGTGTCACATCACGGAACGGTCAGTGCCAAACAGGCGTACAAAATTCTGTGCTCAGCGTACGGGAAAT ACCACACCGACGAAACCGTTCCAACGGAGGACCACATACCGGACGTGGTCGCCTCAATCAATGCCAAAATTTCCCGCTACtgccaaaaaatcaactttgtcCACTACGAACCGGTCGAGACGGATTTCTACGTGTTCTGTAACCTCTCGGACAGCCCACTCGATCGGCTCCAAACGCACTACACCGAATCCGAGGTGAGCTTTTTCGGACTCGTCCTAAAGGAAATCGCCTGCAGCGAGGAGCACAAGATTCGTCCGATCGTGTGTCTCAACCTGACCGGGGAAATCACGGGCAAGTCGGTCTCGAAGGTGCGCGCCGAGGAACTGCTGGAAGAGTGGGAAAAGCTGGGCTACTTTGTGCAGCTGGACGGCATGTGGAACTTTGGCCCGAGGATCGTGGCCGAGTTTGATCGGTTTTTGAACGTGCACTACGAGGACGAGATGCACAAGTGCTTGCTGTGCAAGGAGTCGACGTTTTAT ggcataaaatgcaaaaattgtccGGAAACATTCCACAAAGAGTGCATGAAAACGTACCTTAGACGCCTAACAAACTGCCCCGGCTGCAAGGAGCTGTGGGCTGTTCCAGTATTTAATTGA